One stretch of Oncorhynchus keta strain PuntledgeMale-10-30-2019 chromosome 16, Oket_V2, whole genome shotgun sequence DNA includes these proteins:
- the ankrd49 gene encoding ankyrin repeat domain-containing protein 49, whose amino-acid sequence MEEFPESFNQLELLKTHDHLIPRGACSLWPGDEGEEEEEEGERSEEWYQQKEEKLKDRPEELMLWAAENNRLPTVKRLLSVDPLLAHCQDEDGYTPLHRAAYGGHAATASTLLAAGTEVNSRTADGWTPLHSACRWGQVATASLLLRQGAELNAQTNGGLTALHLAASHPGPGSAHTLEFLLSQRHIKAELQSNSRETASEIARRSGPHHFLFEMVEDCNSVRSPR is encoded by the exons atggaggagtTCCCAGAGAGCTTTAACCAGCTGGAACTGCTGAAGACCCACGACCACCTGATCCCCCGCGGAGCATGCAGCCTCTGGCCGGGAGacgaaggagaggaagaggaggaggagggggaaaggagtgAAGAGTGGTATCAGCAGAAGGAGGAGAAGCTGAAAGACCGACCGGAGGAGCTAATGCTGTGGGCGGCAGAGAATAACAGA CTGCCAACGGTGAAGCGGCTGCTCTCGGTCGACCCCTTGCTTGCGCATTGCCAGGACGAGGACGGCTATACTCCGTTGCACCGTGCGGCCTACGGAGGTCACGCCGCCACGGCCTCTACCCTGTTGGCAGCGGGCACCGAAGTTAACTCCCGCACTGCCGACGGCTGGACGCCCCTACACAGCGCCTGTCGCTGGGGCCAAGTTGCCACTGCGTCCCTCCTGTTGCGCCAAGGGGCGGAGTTGAACGCCCAGACCAACGGCGGCCTCACAGCGCTCCATCTAGCTGCCTCCCACCCTGGACCGGGCTCTGCCCACACACTGGAGTTCCTCCTATCGCAGCGCCACATCAAGGCGGAGCTTCAGAGCAATAGCAGGGAGACGGCTAGTGAAATCGCACGCCGAAGTGGACCGCATCACTTCCTGTTTGAGATGGTTGAGGACTGTAACAGTGTGCGGTCTCCCCGgtga
- the LOC118395525 gene encoding G-protein coupled receptor 83-like, producing MRGACLWLSLTYLAASPDGLGAREYSNSTVIGGGVLFVDAEGLLNLSDPYTSNRTNVFSLDLDEGTLADWHSMAGKKRYGGESQNATVKSLLVVAYSFIIVISLFGNTLVCHVVIKNKRMHSATSLFIINLAVADILITLLNMPFTLVRFVNSSWGFGKGMCHISRFVQYCSLHVSTLTLTAIALDRRQVILHPLRPRMSPTRGVVCVILIWVMASCFSLPHAIYQKLLTFVYSKEKVRSLCVPDFPEPSDVYWQCIDLLTFILLYVLPLLIITAAYSTVARRLWRRNAIGDTTTAQFAVQRRKRRRTLAMLLAVVGVFAVCWFPLNCYVVLLSSQAIQSSNALYFCFHWLAMSSTCYNPFIYCCLNPAFRQELRLLLGMCQRRGRGGVGPVLVAPPSCAPCHRAAWPESRTGSRPSHASSHPSHASSRPSHSSSSHQPPKDRHVLFSARHASKTDILSVEPIVAVS from the exons ATGCGAGGTGCGTGTCTATGGCTGTCCCTCACCTATTTGGCCGCCAGCCCGGACGGGTTGGGGGCACGGGAATACAGCAACTCAACCGTTATCGGCGGTGGAGTTCTATTTGTGGACGCAGAAGGGCTGTTGAACCTCTCAGACCCGTACACGTCCAACCGGACAAATGTCTTCTCGCTGGACCTGGACGAGGGCACGCTCGCGGACTGGCACTCCATGGCGGGTAAAAAGCGCTACGGGGGAGAGTCCCAGAACGCGACCGTGAAATCCCTACTGGTCGTGGCTTACTCTTTCATCATTGTCATCTCGCTGTTCGGAAACACGCTGGTGTGCCATGTGGTGATCAAGAACAAGAGGATGCACTCCGCCACGAGCCTGTTCATCATTAACCTTGCGGTGGCAGACATTCTCATCACGCTGCTCAACATGCCCTTTACTTTG GTTCGCTTTGTGAACAGCAGCTGGGGGTTCGGGAAGGGTATGTGCCACATCAGCCGGTTCGTCCAGTACTGCTCCCTGCACGTATCCACACTCACTCTCACGGCAATCGCGCTGGACAGACGCCAG gtcATTCTCCACCCTCTGAGGCCCCGCATGTCCCCGACTCGCGGTGTTGTGTGTGTAATTCTCATCTGGGTCATGGCCAGCTGCTTCTCCTTGCCTCATGCTATCTACCAGAAGCTCCTAACCTTCgtgtacag taaGGAGAAGGTGCGCAGCCTTTGCGTCCCCGACTTCCCCGAGCCCTCTGACGTCTACTGGCAGTGCATCGACCTCCTCACCTTCATCCTCCTCTACGTCCTACCCCTCCTCATCATCACCGCCGCCTACTCAACCGTGGCTCGCCGCCTGTGGCGCCGTAACGCTATCGGGGACACCACCACTGCGCAGTTCGCTGTGCAGCGGCGGAAGCGGCGGCGCACCCTGGCTATGTTGTTGGCGGTTGTTGGGGTGTTCGCGGTATGCTGGTTCCCTCTGAACTGCTACGTGGTGCTTCTCTCCAGCCAGGCCATTCAGTCATCCAATGCCTTGTATTTCTGTTTTCATTGGCTGGCGATGAGCTCAACGTGTTACAATCCCTTCATCTACTGTTGCCTGAACCCCGCCTTCCGCCAGGAGCTAAGGCTGCTATTGGGCATGTGCCAGAGGAGGGGGCGTGGAGGGGTGGGGCCGGTGCTGGTGGCTCCGCCCTCCTGTGCACCCTGCCACAGAGCCGCCTGGCCGGAGAGCCGCACTGGTTCTCGGCCGAGTCACGCCTCTTCACACCCGAGCCACGCATCTTCTCGACCAAGCCACTCCTCGTCCTCTCACCAGCCTCCTAAAGACAGGCATGTCCTTTTCTCCGCTAGACATGCCAGTAAAACAGACATCCTATCAGTGGAGCCTATAGTAGCTGTCAGTTAA